A stretch of the Papaver somniferum cultivar HN1 chromosome 6, ASM357369v1, whole genome shotgun sequence genome encodes the following:
- the LOC113288082 gene encoding fasciclin-like arabinogalactan protein 7: protein MQVSKIFFAVAILLVVVSVTDAQKAKSPPAPPLAPTPAPAPAPDYVNITDLLTVAGPFHTFLNYLEQTKVIETFQNQANNTEEGITILVPKDKAFSNIKKPASLANLTADQLKSLMLFHALPHYYSLADFKKLSESGPVTTFAGGQYQLNFTDVGGTVHMSSGWSKSKVSSAVHSTDPVAIYQVDSVLLPETLFGPPPSPTPAPAPAPDVAPAADAPGAAKSADGFSPKSSKKSSSHKIVMSYFVFVVSSCLVLMF from the coding sequence ATGCAGGTTTCCAAGATTTTCTTCGCTGTTGCTATTTTACTAGTCGTGGTGAGTGTTACAGATGCTCAAAAGGCTAAATCTCCACCAGCACCACCATTGGCACCAACACCTGCACCAGCTCCAGCACCAGACTATGTGAACATAACTGATTTACTCACAGTTGCTGGACCATTTCACACATTTCTCAACTACCTTGAACAAACCAAAGTCATTGAAACCTTTCAAAACCAAGCCAACAACACTGAGGAAGGCATAACAATTTTGGTACCAAAAGATAAAGCCTTCTCAAACATCAAAAAACCGGCTTCTCTTGCTAACTTGACGGCAGATCAACTGAAATCTTTGATGCTTTTCCATGCATTACCACATTATTACTCATTGGCTGATTTCAAGAAATTGAGTGAATCTGGTCCTGTTACTACATTTGCTGGTGGGCAGTATCAGTTGAATTTCACTGATGTTGGTGGAACAGTACATATGAGTTCAGGTTGGAGTAAGTCTAAGGTAAGCAGCGCTGTGCATTCAACAGATCCAGTTGCTATCTATCAGGTTGACAGTGTTTTACTACCTGAAACCCTTTTTggcccaccaccatcaccaactcCAGCTCCAGCACCAGCTCCAGATGTTGCACCTGCTGCCGATGCACCCGGAGCTGCTAAGAGTGCTGATGGGTTTTCTCCTAAATCCTCAAAGAAATCATCTTCTCATAAAATTGTTATGAGTTACTTTGTTTTTGTTGTCTCAAGTTGTTTGGTTTTGATGTTCTAG